From Granulicella arctica:
TGCATCTAGAACATTTTGGGATCGCTCTCTTCCCTGTTGCCGCATGCCTATATTGACCGTTGGTAATCCGAAAGATGCAGTTTCCATGATGCCACTGCTGGAGTTACCTACAAACAACGTTGCCTCCCGTAAAAGGCTCCAGTAGTCTACCGCCGGCAGATTGGTGAATAAGAACGTGTTTGACCGCTCAGCCATGAACTGACGGATACGGTCCGTAAGATGGTAGCTTCCTGCGTCAGCGTTGGGATAGCAGAAGATCAATTGATGCTGAAGCTCTCGAAGAGCTTCGAATAATCCACTAATTTCTGAATTTGTGTCCGTCAATAGCGTTACGGGATGGTACGCGATCATAATGGTTGGCAGTGTCAGGTCGATATGGAATCGAGCCTGAAGATCGGCGCGAGAAGCTAACTTGCTCCGCTGCAGATGATCCAGTGATGGTGCACCTGCATGATGCACACGCCATGGTTCTTCTCCCATCGACATAACGCGCTCGCGAGCGGTTTTGGTTGATGTGAAGTGAACATGACTCATCTTCGTGAGCGCATTACGAACAGCGTCATCGATAGCTCCCTGGCTCAGCTCTCCTCCCTCGATATGCGCAATCGGGATCCGCAACGCCAAAGCAACAGTTGCAGGTGCAAGCATCTCATAACGATCGGCTATCAAAAGCAACAGGTCGGGTCGCATGGCAGCGAGCGTGTCCGTAAGCGATAGCACGGCCAGGCCAATAGTTTTAGCCATCCCAACATCGCTGTCAGAGCTCAATAAACATTCCAGCCGAGCAGCAATTGTAAAACCATCCTTTTCGATTTCACGAACCGTATAACCGTGTTCAGGAGAAAGATGCGAGGCAAGAACGATGAGCTTTAGGTCGACATCTGGGTGTAAATCCAATTCACGGAGTGGCCAATATAAATGGCTATAGTCAGCTCGTGATGTAGTAACGACTGCAATGGTCGTCTTCACTCTGTAATCTCCATTTTTCCTTTGTCGACTGTGCCATGCCCCTTAGTAGAGAACACATAGTCCGGTATAAGCTTTCCGATTGCAGTCATCAAGAGGTTAAAGTTCCGAGACTGAATGGCCTCATAGATTGCGTCACTAGCCCCATCGATCAATACTGCTGCAGGCAAGTCGCTGCAAGTTACGAGATTGAGTGAAGCGATCCCGCAGGCAATTGCGCATTCATTACAGGCAACCATGCGCTCGGTAAGCTTCTCGCCCGAGCGCAGGCCGATATAGCAGATCTCAACTGCCTTAGAGACGCAAGGAATGTGTGCTATGAGATAGTCAGCGAGACCAACTACCGGGAATGGTTCTCCGGCCTCCGCGATTAGAAGTAAGTTGGTACCTTCAACTAGCAACGCTGACATCAGCCGCTGGACAACCTCATCGATTGAAAGAAAATATCTGGTGCATCCTGGGTGCGTGATCTGAACAGGACCACCATGACAAATCTGACGTACAAAGATAGGACCGACACTACCAGTTGACCCTAGAACATTTGCAAGACGGACAGCCTTCACCTGTACAGGTCCGGGGTTCGCGACGACCAGCAGTTCAGCGATACGTTTGCTGACGCCCATCATCCCGAAAGGCTCAACAGCTTTGTCAGTGGAAACAACAATAACCTGTTCTGCCAATCCATCGTTGGCCGCTGCAAGCAGTTGGTGTGTTCCTATAACGTTGTTGTGCATTGCAGCAAACGGGTTTGTCTCCATGAGCGTGACATGCTTACATGCTGCAGCATGAAAGACGATCTGAGGTTGATGCTGTTCGAAGATCTCACGTAAAAGCACCATGTCACAAACATCACCTACAATCGCTGTAAGTTGAGTGGTGTCCCCTTTGTCCTCAAGTTCTGAATAGAGTTCGAACAGCCCTCCTTCTGCAATGTCGAGCAATGTCAGACTTTGCACCGAAAGGTTGCTAAGATAGCGAGCCAATGCCGACCCGATGTAACCACCAGCACCTGTGATGAAGACGCGCTTTCCTGTGACCGATTTTTGGAGCAAATCCTCATGAGCACATTCCAGTTCCCTGCCAAGAAAGCTCATCCAATCGGCCGTTTGATCTCTCATTGACTCCATGTTTATTGGTGCTCTCATAAGCATCTGTAGTGTACGCAATGTGGAGCAGCCTA
This genomic window contains:
- a CDS encoding polysaccharide biosynthesis protein → MRDQTADWMSFLGRELECAHEDLLQKSVTGKRVFITGAGGYIGSALARYLSNLSVQSLTLLDIAEGGLFELYSELEDKGDTTQLTAIVGDVCDMVLLREIFEQHQPQIVFHAAACKHVTLMETNPFAAMHNNVIGTHQLLAAANDGLAEQVIVVSTDKAVEPFGMMGVSKRIAELLVVANPGPVQVKAVRLANVLGSTGSVGPIFVRQICHGGPVQITHPGCTRYFLSIDEVVQRLMSALLVEGTNLLLIAEAGEPFPVVGLADYLIAHIPCVSKAVEICYIGLRSGEKLTERMVACNECAIACGIASLNLVTCSDLPAAVLIDGASDAIYEAIQSRNFNLLMTAIGKLIPDYVFSTKGHGTVDKGKMEITE
- the neuC gene encoding UDP-N-acetylglucosamine 2-epimerase encodes the protein MKTTIAVVTTSRADYSHLYWPLRELDLHPDVDLKLIVLASHLSPEHGYTVREIEKDGFTIAARLECLLSSDSDVGMAKTIGLAVLSLTDTLAAMRPDLLLLIADRYEMLAPATVALALRIPIAHIEGGELSQGAIDDAVRNALTKMSHVHFTSTKTARERVMSMGEEPWRVHHAGAPSLDHLQRSKLASRADLQARFHIDLTLPTIMIAYHPVTLLTDTNSEISGLFEALRELQHQLIFCYPNADAGSYHLTDRIRQFMAERSNTFLFTNLPAVDYWSLLREATLFVGNSSSGIMETASFGLPTVNIGMRQQGRERSQNVLDAPPVTSAILDAIRRAESSGFRDSLKEMTNIYGDGHASERIIKVLTSLPSRDKLLFKLVPQGAS